From a region of the Pseudanabaena sp. ABRG5-3 genome:
- a CDS encoding extracellular solute-binding protein has translation MLNRRRFNQISLGAFGFGMTSCSQSTYLTNTSNMQSSSHADLTIWWEQGFLPEENEQINQLIRKWEQKSGKTVDLKLLPIALIDQQLANFIEQSEFTQIPDIVYSVGVDASLAPKLAWQNRLVDLTDVITPIKEKYTSIALSHVFYRNQVRQDRGYYAMPLWQSDDYIHYWESMIEEIGFTQQDIPRDWHQFWGFWQTAQDKLRAMGRSQVYGVGLCMSAIGFDTYTSLKMFMDAHDVAVVNEAGDFLLRKPENRHQFIEVLQEFTNFYLQGYTPPTSATWSGAGNNNSLLNGEILMTQNLTMSVPLTQKLTNPQYDRDAIARYRQIVTIDRPLKVNGKELLTRKGIKQAIAPKNSKDPTLAKEFLSYLAQPDNLMFLLKGFKGRVFPVMPELLKDPFWNAPNDPHVSAALKIFARPSFIPYEVMHSSFSEVQNRQLWAKAVLKVIQDKASVIESVDWAIAQIQDIWQAWEIKQ, from the coding sequence ATGTTAAATAGGCGACGTTTTAATCAGATATCTCTGGGAGCATTTGGGTTTGGCATGACAAGCTGTAGCCAGTCAACATATCTGACTAATACTAGCAATATGCAGTCATCTAGCCATGCTGATTTAACAATTTGGTGGGAACAGGGATTTTTGCCAGAGGAAAATGAACAGATTAATCAACTCATTCGCAAATGGGAGCAAAAGTCTGGAAAAACCGTTGATTTGAAACTGTTACCTATCGCTCTCATCGATCAGCAGTTAGCAAATTTTATAGAACAATCGGAATTCACCCAAATTCCCGATATTGTCTATTCTGTAGGTGTAGATGCGAGCCTTGCCCCAAAATTAGCTTGGCAAAATCGATTGGTTGATCTTACGGATGTAATTACTCCAATTAAGGAGAAATATACATCGATCGCACTTTCCCATGTTTTTTATCGCAATCAAGTTCGTCAAGACCGTGGCTACTACGCAATGCCATTGTGGCAATCCGATGATTACATTCACTATTGGGAAAGCATGATTGAGGAAATCGGTTTTACTCAACAGGATATTCCAAGGGACTGGCATCAGTTTTGGGGATTTTGGCAAACGGCGCAGGACAAATTACGGGCAATGGGGCGATCGCAGGTTTATGGAGTGGGGCTATGTATGTCAGCGATCGGCTTTGATACCTACACATCGCTAAAGATGTTTATGGATGCCCATGATGTTGCGGTGGTGAATGAGGCGGGAGATTTTCTCTTAAGAAAGCCAGAAAATCGTCATCAATTTATAGAAGTACTGCAAGAATTTACAAATTTTTACCTACAGGGATATACACCACCTACATCAGCAACTTGGTCAGGAGCAGGAAATAATAACAGTCTATTAAATGGTGAAATTCTGATGACGCAGAATCTTACTATGTCCGTGCCTCTTACCCAAAAATTGACTAATCCTCAATATGATCGTGATGCGATCGCCCGATATCGTCAGATTGTAACCATTGATCGACCTCTAAAGGTGAATGGGAAAGAATTACTAACTCGTAAGGGAATAAAGCAGGCGATCGCGCCTAAAAATAGTAAAGATCCCACATTGGCTAAGGAATTTTTAAGTTATCTCGCGCAACCAGATAATTTAATGTTTTTACTCAAAGGTTTTAAAGGAAGAGTTTTTCCTGTGATGCCTGAGCTATTAAAGGATCCATTTTGGAATGCTCCCAATGATCCCCATGTATCCGCAGCGTTGAAAATCTTTGCCCGTCCCAGCTTTATCCCCTATGAGGTTATGCACTCTTCATTTAGTGAGGTACAAAATCGACAGCTTTGGGCAAAGGCAGTACTCAAGGTGATTCAAGACAAAGCCTCAGTTATCGAATCGGTAGACTGGGCGATCGCCCAAATCCAAGATATTTGGCAAGCATGGGAGATTAAGCAATGA